In one Carassius carassius chromosome 14, fCarCar2.1, whole genome shotgun sequence genomic region, the following are encoded:
- the LOC132157410 gene encoding cullin-9-like isoform X1 translates to MVGERRNGNLLVQLGPKLQSYPEELIRQRRTLDGQTEYLIRWSLLAVEDSSSSGGSNEASGGSSSGSGGSSGSTSGESKNESILMWMSTEDVYANCPTLLGKRKADSQRPLLEEEERPSGQFPADVDKGELLDMKDDVKNLVRRARKQMAKNSDFGISITHTIHVLSAYASIGSLVGVFKETGALDLLMELLCNKERQTRRSAGKMLRALASHDAGSRAYVLLSLSQQDGIELHMDFDNRYTLLELFAETTSSEEHGISFEGIHLPQIPGKLLFSLVKRYLCVTSLMDKLNTAGVESTSERQEVGFSSSTAAYQSEHARVQREFEFTMAMANLISELVRVMGWDRNRQLPLTSTSSSRAVEEINNKIQKHPVRSIFQPRFSPSSPFMATTAMAAVTPPKKKKTANGFKTRSDFTSRSAYVEYVQDNLKSGMLVRMLEDYEEVSAGDEGEFRYSNDGSPPVQVYWNSLSRTYWVHWHMIEILANGSGGQAEKETQEKASSLTETLKFTTVSQTFFSKPPGGLYTLPYLIQGSQDDADTLSRAEWWEVLFFIKKLEPKQQQEINNILRQSLDEPMVELDESTLIQLSLSSEVARKVLHYLKQNLQASCLGDLLCSHTFTKHYLNCGGAGLEDEEMLIDSSLGGQGASSSSSLSSASSCTMGSVSKKAKKEIPADSGNCGSETESELPTEDDTKYPDDLEEKMKVFNSPKVQGKKSSLEKIGEVVDMMKKSSSDSGLQLAGVKVISKILEEQGPQEKSILKTDSAQTIRDKVLKMLVEMIGSQPKQNAVTALLLTRSLMLKHEWRVSFATEGGVKAILCCMQEYPTCIQVQQIALATLKVITGASKHDPRSVGGCVPLSESGTQMMLEIFASIGSATPEGSKGLLCAIPSAIDLMLSTTGCGLSVRNGLLVIIMLISSHKSLAEQLVACNVSATLKKCLSAQNQHSMLALIALNHISMVHKLEKKESQEEHDFRDAELKMLVVSLKEMPATKEVILTLEQLLCDDTSQMEEERNEVTHSRDTFQDLLRLMDQHRADRAAQLSILRILNKFLDNYQEDLLPWHESIEPCLSSMTAFVGDREVVQQFIRFLYRLASLNKDYAVVMCRLGTKEALIKAVDKHSTSLLMVTELRDLINDCEKYASLYKKMTTSVLAGCIQMVLGQIEEHRRSHQPINIPFFDVFLRNLCQGSSVELKEDKCWEKVEVSSNHHRANKLTDKNPKTYWESNGCTGSHFINIYMHKGVIVRQLTVLVASEDSSYMPARILVLGGDDPTNINTELNTVNVAPSASHVVLLENATRFWPIIQIRVKRCQQGGIDTRVHGFEVLGPKPTFWPVFKEQLCCRTYLFYTTKAHTWCQEILEDKNQLLQLFNKLNSALKHEQMFADRFLPDAEAAEALGRTCWEALITPIIQSITISETSALSPLSWLMSEYLENTESSKRCKSSASIFNSRVRRLTHLLVHVDTCTVDTEELKPPIKSKGINRSRDLKNAKEGKNKETTAVSSSSSSSKPKVKNTSSIAGIALCWQGVVQRQVKSFLDSTCSLPDFVEHYRALFLRLKSAMEELFGQHTAFVLALRQGFSAALLQLSILTAMHVSERFAQYIDQMIQDSGVDSGSVDTLNQLQQFLEPMLFLSGLELANTFEHFYRYYLGDRLLGQGKVWLESAVVEQIGTCFPNRFPQQMLTNLSESEELQQEFHLYRLQQLDKTLENIEEMMEEDVSEPEEESDVKVLVLSPRCWVVSAPCYLEDPSKHFPAQLCNYLAEFTDFYANGQRMYGLTHSKPRRLQWTWLGHAELQYGSCTLYVSTLQMYILLQFNKHEDVNVEMLQQATGLSPAMLSHALKPLTAEKGILSHTGSGEDPMKGVLRLNKKTLSQSSDKQGCHFLLPKQTYLNVDEDAALTLERKRNYIYCLIVQIMKNEKEMHIDNLVFMVLDRCQKQEVSRTRASVRFSCSTTDVLSCIMHVINKGYLRRNEESPHIVEFLMEDPSTPRKGQAQFSFKMDVKKSSASGGSKADTSLGGLIVPPQHPEDGVLEAVLFSMGRTMTQEEVKQLMQRTVQQVAGTLSLDLDRAEHLLIHCKWNVDLLIQRYTDDPDALVLAAGLKIRNPQPAPVPVAQCPVCLSQSKESDPPPMLCCMHYCCRSCWQEYLTARIEQNLVMNCDCPITDCRAQPTSKFFHNILTDKDTIAKYDSALLRGFVECCSNLTWCTNPQGCDQILCKENIGSMGTCSKCCWSSCFSCNFPEAHYPASCSHMSQWMDDGGYYEGMSMEAQSKHLAKLISKRCPSCQAQIEKNEGCLHMTCAKCNHGFCWRCLKPWKPTHKDYYNCSAMVSKAARQEKKFQDYNERCTFHNQAKDFAINLENKVFSINEALQMKSLTFVIDACKILAQARKVLAYSCVYSYYNQDTEKMDVMEQQTEALDLHTNALQILLEETLLQCTDLASCVRLLKPEHLNTGLELIRRIQERLVAILQHSTQDFRVGYQSKTEQDQETAQASNLANLTDPNKESKSDGDTDNNNCAGEDPANDADESEVYDDDYVPEWHEDYDEEDIDDDDFFSDDDESENLERDFSPLD, encoded by the exons GGAGTCGTGCCTATGTGCTGCTGTCCCTCAGCCAGCAGGATGGCATCGAGCTGCACATGGACTTTGACAACCGCTACACCCTGCTCGAGCTTTTTGCGGAGACCACCTCCTCTGAGGAGCATGGCATCTCCTTTGAGGGCATCCATCTTCCACAG ATTCCAGGCAAGCTGCTTTTCTCTCTGGTGAAGCGTTACTTGTGCGTCACTTCATTGATGGACAAGCTGAACACGGCGGGGGTGGAGTCCACCTCTGAGCGTCAGGAGGTTGGCTTCTCCTCCTCCACGGCAGCCTACCAATCAGAGCACGCTCGTGTGCAGCGGGAGTTTGAGTTCACCATGGCCATGGCCAACCTCATCTCGGAGCTGGTGCGCGTCATGGGCTGGGACCGCAACCGGCAGCTGCCCCTGACCTCCACAAGCTCAAGCAGAGCGGTTGaggaaataaataacaaaatccaGAAACACCCCGTCCGCTCCATCTTTCAGCCACGCTTCTCCCCTTCATCTCCCTTCATGGCCACTACAGCAATGGCCGCGGTCACGCcaccaaagaagaagaaaacggCAAACGGTTTCAAGACTCGTTCTGACTTCACATCTCGTTCCGCTTATGTGGAGTATGTGCAGGACAACCTGAAGAGTGGCATGTTGGTCCGTATGCTGGAGGACTATGAGGAAGTCAGTGCCGGGGATGAAGGAGAGTTTCGTTACAGTAACGACGGCTCGCCGCCGGTGCAG GTGTACTGGAACTCCCTGTCCAGGACTTACTGGGTGCACTGGCACATGATTGAAATCCTGGCCAACGGCAGCGGAGGACAGGCAGAGAAAGAGACTCAGGAGAAGGCCTCCTCCCTCACAGAGACACTCAAATTCACTACAG TGAGTCAGACGTTCTTCTCGAAGCCCCCCGGTGGGCTGTACACATTGCCTTACCTGATTCAGGGCTCTCAGGATGACGCAGACACCCTGAGCCGTGCTGAATGGTGGGAAGTGCTGTTTTTCATCAAGAAGCTGGAACCCAAGCAGCAGCAAGAGATCAACAACATCCTGCGACAGAGCCTTGATGAGCCG ATGGTGGAGCTTGACGAGTCGACTCTCATCCAGCTGTCCCTCTCGAGTGAGGTGGCGAGGAAAGTCCTCCACTACCTGAAGCAGAATCTGCAGGCGTCTTGTCTGGGAGACCTGCTCTGCTCCCACACTTTCACCAAGCACTACCTGAACTGTGGAGGTGCCGGCCTCGAGGATGAGGAAATGCTGATAGATAGCTCGCTCGGAGGACAAGGAGcttcatcttcttcatcgttgtCCTCCGCCTCTTCCTGCACCATGGGCTCCGTGTCCAAGAAAGCTAAGAAAGAGATCCCAGCAGACTCGGGCAACTGTGGCAGTGAGACAGAGAGTGAACTTCCCACTGAAGACGACACGAAGTATCCTGATGACCTGGAGGAGAAGATGAAAG TGTTCAACAGTCCGAAGGTGCAGGGTAAGAAGAGCTCCCTAGAGAAGATTGGGGAGGTGGTGGACATGATGAAGAAGAGCAGCTCAGACTCCGGACTGCAGCTGGCCGGAGTGAAGGTCATCAGTAAGATTCTGGAGGAGCAGGGACCTCAGGAGAAGAGCATCCTCAAAACAGACTCGGCACAAACCATCCG TGACAAAGTCTTGAAGATGTTGGTGGAGATGATTGGCAGTCAGCCCAAGCAGAACGCTGTCACTGCGCTGCTGCTGACCCGCAGTCTAATGCTGAAACACGAGTGGAGGGTCTCGTTCGCCACAGAGGGGGGTGTTAAAGCCATCCTGTGCTGCATGCAGGAGTATCCTACCTGTATACAGGTGCAGCAGATTGCGCTGGCG ACTCTGAAGGTCATCACGGGTGCCAGTAAACATGACCCTCGCAGTGTGGGTGGCTGTGTGCCCCTTTCTGAGTCTGGCACTCAGATGATGCTGGAGATTTTCGCGAGCATAGGCTCTGCTACACCTGAAGGCTCCAAAGGGCTCCTGTGTGCCATCCCTTCTGCCATTGACCTCATGCTCAGCACGACAGG TTGCGGTTTGTCCGTGCGGAACGGGCTGCTGGTCATCATCATGCTGATTTCCAGCCACAAGAGCCTGGCAGAGCAGCTAGTCGCCTGCAATGTCAGTGCCACACTAAAGAAGTGCCTTTCTGCTCAGAATCAGCACAGCATGCTGGCTCTTATCGCCCTCAACCACATATccatggttcacaaactggaaaAAAAAG AGTCTCAAGAGGAGCATGACTTTAGGGATGCCGAGCTGAAGATGTTGGTGGTGAGTCTGAAGGAAATGCCAGCCACTAAAGAGGTTATACTGACCCTGGAGCAGCTGCTCTGTGACGACACCTCCCAGATGGAGGAAGAGAGAAACGAGGTGACACACAGCAGAGACACCTTCCAGGACCTCCTCCGCCTCATGGACCAGCACAGAGCGGATCGGGCTGCACAGCTGTCCATCCTGAG GATTTTGAACAAGTTTTTGGATAACTACCAGGAGGATCTGCTGCCGTGGCATGAGAGCATTGAGCCTTGCCTGTCATCTATGACGGCCTTTGTCGGCGACAGAGAG GTCGTACAGCAATTCATCCGCTTCTTATATCGACTTGCATCTCTGAATAAAGACTACGCTGTTGTGATGTGTCGGCTGGGCACCAAAGAGGCTCTCATCAAAGCCGTGGACAAACACAGCACCAGCCTGCTAATGGTCACAGAGCTGCGGGACCTGATCAACGACTGTGAGAAGTACGCCAGCCTCTACAAGAAAATGACCACCAGTGTGCTGGCTGGATGTATTCAG ATGGTCCTTGGTCAGATTGAAGAGCATCGTCGCAGCCATCAGCCCATCAATATTCCTTTCTTCGATGTGTTCCTGAGGAACTTGTGCCAAG GCTCCAGCGTGGAACTGAAAGAGGACAAATGCTGGGAGAAGGTGGAGGTCTCCTCCAATCACCATCGAGCTAACAAGCTGACAGACAAAAACCCCAAAACCTACTGGGAATCCAACGGCTGCACCGGCTCCCATTTTATCAACATCTACATGCATAAAGGGGTGATCGTCAG GCAGTTGACTGTGCTTGTAGCCAGCGAGGACTCGAGTTACATGCCAGCTCGCATTTTAGTCCTAGGAGGAGATGATCCCACAAACATCAATACTGAACTCAACACT GTAAATGTGGCACCCTCCGCCAGTCATGTGGTTTTGCTGGAGAATGCGACCCGCTTCTGGCCCATCATTCAAATCAGAGTCAAAAGATGTCAACAG GGTGGCATTGACACACGAGTGCATGGGTTTGAGGTTCTGGGGCCGAAGCCCACGTTCTGGCCGGTGTTTAAGGAGCAGCTGTGCTGCCGCACATATCTCTTCTATACGACAAAAGCTCACACCTGGTGCCAGGAGATCCTGGAGGACAAGAACCAGCTGCTGCAGCTCTTTAACAA GTTAAACAGTGCCCTGAAACATGAGCAGATGTTTGCTGACCGCTTTCTGCCTGATGCTGAGGCCGCAGAGGCTTTAGGCCGGACCTGCTGGGAAGCTCTCATCACCCCCATCATACAGAGCATAACTATCTCAG AGACTTCTGCTCTCAGCCCTCTGTCCTGGTTGATGAGTGAATATTTGGAGAACACTGAATCCTCCAAGAGGTGTAAGAGCTCAGCCTCCATCTTCAACTCTCGTGTGCGGCGTCTCACTCATTTGCTCGTCCATGTGGACACCTGCACAGTTGATACAGAAGAGCTCAAACCTCCCATCAAATCCA AAGGTATCAACAGAAGCAGAGATTTGAAGA aTGCTAAAGAGGGAAAGAATAAGGAAACGACAGCAGTGAGCTCATCTTCATCCTCTAGCAAACCGAAAGTGAAGAATACTAGCAGCATTGCAGGCATCGCTTTGTGCTGGCAAGGTGTCGTTCAGCGACag GTAAAGAGTTTCCTAGATTCGACATGCAGCCTCCCTGACTTCGTAGAGCATTACAGGGCTCTGTTCCTCCGGTTAAAGAGTGCCATGGAGGAACTCTTCGGACAGCACACTGCCTTTGTGCTTGCGCTCCGTCAGGGCTTTTCTGCTGCCTTGCTCCAGCTCTCCATCCTGACTGCTATGCAT GTGAGTGAACGTTTTGCACAGTACATCGACCAGATGATCCAGGATAGTGGAGTGGACTCTGGAAGTGTGGACACATTGAACCAGCTCCAGCAGTTCCTGGAGCCCATGCTGTTTCTCTCCGGTCTGGAGCTGGCCAACACCTTCGAGCACTTTTACAG GTACTATCTGGGTGATCGGCTGTTGGGTCAGGGGAAGGTGTGGTTAGAGAGCGCTGTGGTGGAGCAGATCGGTACCTGCTTCCCAAACCGCTTTCCCCAACAGATGCTGACAAACCTCAGTGAATCTGAGGAGCTTCAACAGGAGTTTCATCTTTACCGTCTACAGCAGCTGGACAAAACTCTGGAGAACATTGAGGAG ATGATGGAGGAGGACGTGTCTGAACCCGAGGAAGAGAGTGACGTGAAAGTGTTGGTGTTGTCCCCTCGCTGCTGGGTTGTGTCGGCTCCCTGCTACCTCGAGGACCCCAGCAAACACTTCCCTGCTCAACTCTGCAATTACCTGGCTGAATTCACAGACTTTTATGCCAACG GTCAGCGCATGTATGGTTTGACCCACAGTAAGCCTCGGCGACTGCAGTGGACATGGCTCGGCCACGCTGAGCTTCAGTATGGCTCCTGTACTCTCTACGTCTCCACACTGCAGATGTACATCCTGCTACAGTTCAACAAACATGAG GATGTGAATGTGGAGATGCTGCAGCAGGCCACAGGTCTCTCTCCAGCCATGCTGAGCCATGCCCTCAAACCTCTCACTGCAGAGAAGGGGATCCTCAGTCACACCGGCTCCGGAGAGGACCCCATGAAAG GGGTCCTGAGACTGAACAAGAAGACCCTCTCGCAGAGCTCGGACAAACAAGGTTGTCATTTCCTGCTTCCCAAGCAGACCTACCTGAATGTGGATGAAGACGCTGCACTCACACTAGAGAGGAAGAGGAACTACATCTACTGTCTCATTGTGCAGATCATGAAGAATGAGAAGGAGATGCATATTGACAATTTAGTGTTCATG GTGTTGGACCGGTGTCAGAAGCAGGAGGTGAGTCGGACTCGCGCCTCGGTTCGCTTCAGCTGCAGCACTACAGACGTGCTGTCCTGCATCATGCACGTCATCAACAAAGGCTACCTCCGCCGCAACGAGGAAAGCCCACACATCGTGGAGTTCTTGATGGAGGACCCGTCCACACCCCGAAAGGGCCAGGCGCAGTTCTCCTTTAAGATGGACGTGAAAAAAAGCTCCGCAAGCGGCGGCAGCAAAGCCGACACCAG CCTGGGAGGCCTAATAGTTCCCCCGCAGCATCCGGAGGACGGCGTGCTGGAGGCCGTGTTGTTCTCCATGGGTCGCACAATGACTCAGGAGGAGGTCAAGCAGCTGATGCAGCGCACCGTCCAGCAGGTGGCGGGGACCCTGAGCCTGGATCTGGACCGGGCCGAGCACCTGCTTATTCACTGCAAATGGAACGTGGACCTGTTGATCCAGCGGTACACGGATGACCCAGATGCCTTGGTCCTGGCTGCCGGCCTCAAGATCCGCAACCCCCAGCCGGCCCCGGTCCCTGTGGCCCAGTGTCCCGTGTGCCTGTCCCAGTCCAAAGAGAGTGACCCCCCTCCCATGCTCTGCTGCATGCACTACTGCTGCAGG TCCTGCTGGCAGGAGTACCTCACTGCTCGTATCGAACAGAATCTGGTGATGAACTGCGACTGTCCCATCACAGACTGTCGGGCTCAGCCCACCTCCAAGTTCTTTCACAACATCCTCACCGACAAGGACACCATTGCCAAA TATGACAGCGCCCTTCTGCGAGGCTTCGTGGAGTGCTGCTCCAACCTGACCTGGTGTACCAACCCTCAGGGCTGCGACCAGATCCTGTGCAAGGAGAACATCGGTAGCATGGGCACCTGCTCCAAGTGCTGCTGGTCCTCCTGCTTCAGCTGTAACTTCCCAGAG GCGCACTACCCAGCCAGCTGCAGTCACATGTCTCAGTGGATGGATGATGGAGGCTATTATGAGGGAATGAGTATGGAAGCACAGAGTAAACATCTGGCCAAGCTTATATCCAAACGATGCCCCAGCTGCCAGGCCCAGATTGAGAAGAACGAGGGTTGTTTGCA TATGACGTGTGCCAAATGTAATCATGGATTTTGCTGGAGATGTCTGAAGCCATGGAAGCCAACGCATAAAGATTATTACAACTGCTCGGCCATG GTCAGTAAAGCTGCAAGGCAAGAGAAGAAGTTCCAAGACTACAACGAGAGATGCACATTTCATAACCAAGCCAAG GACTTTGCAATCAATCTGGAGAATAAGGTGTTTTCCATTAATGAAGCTTTACAGATGAAGTCTTTGACATTTGTGATCGACGCCTGCAAAATTCTCGCCCAAGCTCGAAAG GTGCTGGCATACTCGTGTGTTTACAGCTATTACAACCAGGACACTGAGAAGATGGATGTGATGGAGCAACAGACCGAAGCTCTGGACCTTCACACGAACGCCCTGCAGATCCTGCTCG AGGAGACGTTGCTGCAGTGCACTGATCTTGCATCTTGTGTCCGACTCCTAAAACCTGAACACCTAAACACTGGCCTGGAGCTCATTCGCCGAATTCAGGAGCGTCTTGTAGCTATCCTCCAGCACTCCACTCAG GACTTCCGTGTAGGATATCAGTCCAAGACTGAGCAAGACCAGGAGACTGCGCAGGCCTCGAATCTGGCTAACCTCACAGACCCCAACAAAGA gtcCAAATCTGATGGAGACACTGATAACAATAACTGCGCCGGCGAGGACCCTGCCAATGACGCGGACGAGTCTGAAGTGTATGACGATGACTACGTTCCAGAATGGCACGAGGATTACGACGAGGAAGATATAGATGATGATGACTTCTTTTCTGATGATGACGAATCTGAAAACTTAGAGAGGGACTTCAGCCCTTTGGACTAA